One window of the Nitrospinota bacterium genome contains the following:
- the rsmA gene encoding 16S rRNA (adenine(1518)-N(6)/adenine(1519)-N(6))-dimethyltransferase RsmA, producing the protein MSIIKHGRQKLGQHFLSDESVKEQIVSLAGISYDSNILEIGPGKGALTNLLYGKGKTLTLIEADEKLALKLEKIMPDAEVIHSKAERVDFSTLPAPLLVVSNLPYFASIPIFKQCTTYRPYISRMVLMFQKEVGERLSSPPGSRHYGSLSVFANFHWEIENAFTVKPGSFTPPPKVHSVVLTFIPRAKPPVECDEKSLFRLVTIAFSQKRKTLKNNLKAIYTAVSIDKALASSGIAEKGRAEDIPVTQFAQMLEQLEEKKGK; encoded by the coding sequence ATGAGCATTATTAAACATGGCAGACAGAAACTTGGCCAGCACTTCCTAAGCGACGAGAGTGTAAAGGAACAGATAGTCTCACTAGCCGGAATTTCATACGACTCGAACATCCTCGAGATCGGGCCGGGAAAAGGGGCGCTTACGAACCTCCTCTACGGCAAGGGGAAAACCCTTACCCTCATTGAGGCCGATGAAAAACTCGCGTTAAAGCTGGAAAAAATAATGCCGGATGCGGAGGTCATCCACTCAAAGGCAGAAAGGGTCGACTTTTCCACCCTCCCCGCACCGCTATTGGTAGTATCGAATCTCCCTTACTTCGCCTCTATCCCTATCTTCAAACAATGCACGACATATAGGCCATATATTTCAAGAATGGTTCTGATGTTCCAGAAAGAGGTAGGTGAACGGTTATCTTCCCCCCCTGGCAGTCGTCATTACGGCTCTCTATCGGTCTTTGCGAATTTCCACTGGGAGATTGAGAATGCCTTTACTGTGAAACCGGGGTCATTTACCCCACCTCCCAAGGTTCATTCCGTTGTGCTCACATTCATTCCCCGGGCGAAACCTCCGGTTGAGTGTGATGAAAAGAGTCTCTTCCGGCTAGTAACTATCGCGTTCAGCCAAAAGAGGAAAACGCTGAAAAACAACCTCAAGGCGATATACACAGCCGTATCTATCGACAAAGCTCTCGCCTCATCAGGCATAGCGGAAAAAGGGAGGGCGGAGGATATTCCGGTGACGCAATTCGCCCAAATGCTTGAACAGCTGGAGGAGAAGAAGGGGAAATAA
- a CDS encoding beta-propeller domain-containing protein gives MKKSGFLSGTFILLSFILAGCDAIKSGNPPDDPKATDFIENRRSKASLARFQTPSKLEEYLKESIKRSTDNSSQGRYFLDTGVPETNGTATAADAGTGTQSATVFSTTNLQEAGVDEADLVKTDGDYLYIAVPDSYMYHSGWDIGISDVAPATNEAVGSGGTATDAVSPDTATTSTDSTNDTSTSTSTETSTSIIDDSAFINSYKNKIRVMKLSTATPGATETSVIPITDNSHGINDFYLVTGRANKPDLLAIIATGSNFDYGYWFNPWYGVNSTTSIDLVDVSDPASPANLKNISIDGQVISSRRIGETLYLVTRFTPSIDGYEMYPADDAQKNNNTALLEAATLSDLLPGYRIDGADAGPLTDAEDCYLPPTPNDEITTQTVITVTAINLALPDTPRSSCIIGQSETVYVSQTSLYLATTRYNYNVASTSVMLDASSGTSKSVEMVTYTEPMVYTDLHKFSLGNSLPSYCCSGIVDGHLGWEQDKKSFRMGEHNGYLRIVTSLGDTWNNTSTTRLTVLGESMESGISVLKEISRLPNTGRPGAIGKPGERLYSARFMGERGFLVTFKVTDPLYILDLSNPVDPYIAGELQIDGYSDYLHLVNENLLLGIGKDTVPDTSSSWGDGRGAWYQGVKLSLFDITNPENPTESDSYIIGKRGTSSDALMDHKAITYLPATEAKPARLAINILLHDTTPTYSEWFDANEPFAYYEWTHTGLYLFDLNPPTNLGKIDLKGKMIVKERSATETYDWLDGNSRAVIVNDSVHYVKGGRVRSGSWSADPAATSPQ, from the coding sequence ATGAAGAAATCCGGATTCCTTTCAGGAACTTTTATACTTCTATCTTTCATTCTTGCCGGTTGCGACGCCATAAAATCGGGGAATCCGCCGGACGATCCTAAAGCTACCGACTTCATAGAGAACAGGAGATCAAAGGCCTCCCTCGCCCGCTTCCAGACACCGTCAAAACTGGAGGAGTACCTGAAGGAGAGCATTAAAAGATCAACCGATAATTCCAGCCAGGGGAGGTACTTTCTCGATACCGGCGTACCGGAAACAAACGGCACGGCCACTGCCGCTGATGCGGGTACTGGGACCCAGTCTGCCACTGTCTTCTCGACGACAAATCTTCAGGAAGCCGGAGTTGACGAGGCCGACCTCGTAAAAACAGATGGAGATTACCTGTACATCGCTGTCCCTGATTCTTACATGTACCACAGCGGGTGGGATATCGGAATTTCAGACGTTGCTCCCGCAACCAATGAAGCAGTTGGCAGCGGAGGAACCGCAACAGATGCGGTAAGCCCGGATACCGCTACAACCAGCACGGATAGCACAAATGATACATCAACCTCTACTTCAACTGAAACGTCCACATCTATAATCGACGATTCCGCCTTCATTAACAGCTACAAAAATAAAATAAGGGTGATGAAGCTTTCAACGGCTACACCAGGCGCAACCGAAACATCCGTAATACCGATTACGGACAATTCCCATGGAATAAACGATTTTTATCTGGTTACCGGAAGAGCAAACAAGCCAGACCTCCTGGCAATCATCGCAACAGGTTCCAATTTCGATTACGGCTACTGGTTCAATCCCTGGTATGGGGTGAATTCGACTACCAGCATCGACCTTGTTGATGTGAGTGATCCGGCCTCCCCCGCTAACCTGAAAAACATCTCTATCGACGGACAGGTAATTTCGAGCAGACGCATCGGGGAGACTCTTTATCTTGTTACACGATTCACACCGAGCATTGACGGTTATGAAATGTACCCTGCAGACGACGCGCAAAAGAACAATAACACTGCGCTACTTGAAGCGGCAACACTGTCCGATCTCCTCCCCGGTTACAGGATAGATGGAGCTGATGCGGGACCTCTTACCGATGCCGAGGATTGCTACCTCCCCCCTACCCCAAACGATGAAATTACCACTCAGACAGTAATAACTGTGACGGCAATAAACCTCGCGCTACCCGACACCCCAAGGTCAAGCTGTATCATAGGCCAATCGGAAACGGTTTACGTCTCCCAAACCTCTCTATACCTAGCGACCACACGATATAACTATAACGTTGCTTCAACCTCTGTCATGCTGGACGCTTCATCCGGCACCTCCAAAAGCGTCGAGATGGTCACCTATACCGAGCCGATGGTTTACACCGACTTGCACAAGTTCTCACTTGGTAATTCGCTCCCTTCCTACTGCTGTTCGGGGATTGTGGATGGGCATCTCGGCTGGGAGCAGGATAAAAAATCGTTCCGCATGGGGGAGCATAACGGCTACCTGAGAATAGTGACCTCGCTTGGAGATACCTGGAACAATACTTCAACAACCCGACTAACGGTATTGGGAGAGTCGATGGAGAGCGGAATCTCCGTGTTAAAGGAGATTTCACGCCTACCAAACACCGGCCGTCCCGGAGCAATAGGAAAACCAGGTGAGCGGCTCTACTCTGCGCGATTCATGGGGGAGCGGGGTTTCCTGGTAACCTTCAAAGTCACCGACCCGCTCTATATTCTCGACCTCTCGAACCCCGTCGACCCCTATATCGCCGGGGAACTTCAAATTGACGGCTACTCGGATTACCTTCACCTCGTGAACGAGAACCTTCTCCTCGGCATTGGGAAGGATACCGTGCCCGATACCTCCTCAAGCTGGGGAGACGGACGAGGGGCGTGGTACCAAGGGGTCAAACTCTCACTCTTTGATATTACCAACCCGGAAAATCCGACGGAATCCGATAGCTATATTATCGGCAAGCGGGGCACCTCCTCGGACGCTCTAATGGACCACAAGGCGATCACCTATCTCCCGGCGACTGAAGCCAAGCCGGCAAGGCTTGCGATAAACATCCTTCTGCATGACACAACTCCCACATACAGCGAGTGGTTTGACGCCAACGAACCATTCGCCTACTACGAATGGACGCATACGGGACTTTACCTTTTCGACCTGAATCCGCCTACCAACCTCGGAAAAATAGACCTAAAGGGGAAAATGATCGTAAAGGAGCGGAGCGCAACTGAGACTTATGACTGGCTGGATGGCAACAGCAGGGCAGTAATCGTGAACGATTCGGTTCACTACGTCAAAGGGGGAAGAGTTCGATCAGGTTCGTGGAGCGCCGACCCGGCCGCTACCTCCCCGCAATAA
- a CDS encoding O-antigen ligase family protein, with product MKVIDLGRVIPYILYLGAFTSSISIAGINAVIAIFTILFLYDLYKTKEWKNIDVDFSLFALVYSWKGITVLINGVFSFFVEIREIWDKFLYILIGRFSIAKDVLDKTLHTLFMTNNLLICWAILQKYFGAPYIFQRLWVEMFEERLIGYFGHPLHYGGYISLVFMVCLTLSIFYKKEYAYYLPLLLTGLVYSGSRSYFLSVALTVILITPFKSRKFFVSSLMIIPTLFAVYFFAFSGFRNRMERIFEVDFASRLKYWEIAWDTFKDNPFFGVGYNQLTFILKKFSAEGIIHNPSHAHNLYLQELAEGGVIGLLIMLFLFVYFMRKYLTLFKEEKERNPYLGAIYIGLFGCYINLAIAGIFEYNFGAEVVWAQLTFMMGLAEGFRKWSKEALSTT from the coding sequence TTGAAGGTAATTGATCTAGGGAGGGTGATTCCCTATATCCTCTACCTTGGAGCATTTACATCCTCAATTTCCATAGCCGGTATCAATGCGGTAATCGCGATCTTCACCATTCTCTTCCTTTACGATCTCTACAAGACAAAAGAGTGGAAAAATATAGATGTCGATTTCTCCCTTTTTGCCCTGGTCTACTCTTGGAAAGGGATTACCGTCCTGATAAACGGCGTCTTCAGCTTTTTCGTTGAAATAAGGGAAATATGGGATAAATTCCTGTACATACTAATCGGACGATTCTCTATTGCAAAGGACGTGCTCGACAAGACGCTTCATACTCTCTTCATGACCAACAACCTCCTTATATGCTGGGCGATCCTGCAGAAATATTTTGGCGCTCCGTATATTTTCCAAAGGCTCTGGGTTGAAATGTTCGAAGAGAGGCTTATCGGGTATTTCGGGCATCCACTCCATTACGGGGGGTACATATCTCTTGTATTCATGGTCTGCCTGACGCTCTCCATCTTTTACAAAAAGGAGTATGCCTATTACCTCCCGCTCCTGCTGACAGGTCTGGTTTATTCCGGATCGAGGAGCTACTTCCTCAGCGTCGCTCTCACCGTTATCCTGATAACTCCCTTTAAATCACGAAAATTTTTCGTCTCATCCTTAATGATTATCCCGACCCTGTTTGCAGTTTATTTCTTTGCCTTTTCCGGTTTCAGGAACAGGATGGAGAGGATATTCGAGGTGGATTTCGCCTCACGGCTGAAATATTGGGAAATTGCCTGGGATACCTTCAAGGACAACCCGTTTTTCGGCGTCGGATACAACCAGTTAACCTTTATCCTGAAGAAGTTTTCGGCAGAGGGGATCATTCACAACCCTTCCCACGCGCATAACCTCTACCTGCAGGAACTTGCGGAAGGGGGGGTGATCGGCCTCCTCATCATGCTGTTCCTCTTCGTGTACTTCATGCGCAAGTATCTGACCCTTTTCAAGGAGGAAAAGGAAAGAAATCCCTACCTCGGAGCGATATACATAGGGCTTTTCGGTTGTTACATTAACCTCGCAATAGCGGGTATCTTTGAATACAATTTCGGCGCCGAGGTTGTGTGGGCACAGCTCACCTTCATGATGGGGCTGGCCGAAGGTTTCAGGAAATGGTCCAAGGAAGCCCTGAGCACAACGTAA
- a CDS encoding radical SAM protein, producing MGPGNIYYKLRKKKVTPSKIISWCLRWANSRYITNGASLPPLRLFINVNSRCNARCSQCDVGIQATDSMFYQTMIGDGNHELSLSKVKELMEELAVEKPLIAFNGVEPTLWKPLPEAIMAATSLGMETQITTNGLLLPKLADDLFKAGIGSVWVSLDGPGDIHDSIRGIPGCFEKAVAGLRRLHELKIQNGSSRPSLNVVGTIFHSNQGSILDLLRFLADSGIAIDEVMLHHLQFITEKQAEEHNRKYGMYPVTAISSGLSDPGKVDIKKLAEEIERVENAGIDLNIRWKPYLRSSEELGEWYRHPEKFIGNDRCRVFWTEIQLLANGELTGSQRCFPLQIGNINQTPIKELWNGPKMREWRKLIQREGALAACSRCCSLL from the coding sequence ATGGGACCTGGAAATATCTATTACAAATTAAGGAAGAAAAAGGTCACCCCCTCGAAAATAATCAGCTGGTGTCTTAGATGGGCCAATTCCAGGTATATTACCAACGGCGCCAGCCTCCCCCCCCTCCGGCTCTTTATCAATGTAAACAGCCGGTGTAACGCAAGGTGCAGCCAGTGTGACGTAGGGATCCAGGCCACCGACAGCATGTTCTACCAGACCATGATAGGGGACGGGAACCACGAGCTTTCTTTATCAAAGGTAAAGGAGCTGATGGAGGAGCTTGCCGTAGAAAAGCCGCTTATCGCCTTTAACGGCGTCGAACCGACACTCTGGAAACCACTGCCGGAAGCGATCATGGCGGCAACATCCCTCGGGATGGAGACGCAGATCACCACAAACGGGCTACTCCTCCCAAAGCTGGCAGACGATCTGTTTAAGGCCGGTATAGGATCGGTTTGGGTATCTCTTGATGGACCGGGAGATATCCATGACTCTATTCGAGGGATACCGGGATGCTTCGAAAAAGCGGTCGCCGGGCTAAGGAGACTTCATGAATTGAAGATCCAGAACGGCTCTTCCAGGCCTTCGTTAAATGTGGTTGGCACCATCTTCCACTCCAACCAGGGGTCGATTTTGGACTTGCTACGATTTCTTGCCGACTCAGGGATAGCAATCGATGAAGTTATGCTCCACCACCTGCAGTTCATCACGGAGAAACAGGCTGAGGAACATAACCGAAAATATGGCATGTACCCAGTAACTGCGATCTCGTCGGGATTATCCGATCCCGGCAAGGTAGATATAAAAAAACTCGCCGAAGAGATAGAACGGGTGGAAAACGCCGGCATCGACCTGAATATCCGCTGGAAACCTTACCTGAGGAGCTCAGAAGAGCTTGGCGAATGGTATCGACATCCTGAAAAATTCATCGGGAACGACAGGTGCCGGGTATTCTGGACCGAAATACAGCTTCTGGCAAACGGCGAACTCACCGGCTCACAGAGATGTTTTCCCCTCCAAATCGGCAATATTAACCAGACACCGATAAAAGAGCTTTGGAACGGCCCTAAAATGAGGGAGTGGCGGAAGCTGATCCAGCGGGAGGGGGCTTTGGCAGCCTGTAGCAGATGCTGTAGCCTGCTTTAA
- a CDS encoding RNA-binding protein, protein MGKKLYVGNLPFTVSDSALEAAFAEVGAVESAKVITDRDTGRSKGFGFVEMGSDEDAASCIEKLNGSNLAGRDITVAEARPQAPREGRGGGRGGFGGGGGGGGRNRY, encoded by the coding sequence ATGGGTAAAAAATTGTATGTAGGTAATCTTCCTTTCACGGTGAGTGATTCAGCTCTGGAAGCGGCTTTTGCCGAAGTCGGTGCTGTTGAATCCGCCAAGGTCATAACAGACCGCGATACAGGCAGAAGCAAAGGCTTCGGGTTTGTTGAAATGGGAAGCGACGAAGATGCGGCTAGCTGTATCGAGAAGCTGAACGGCTCAAACCTGGCCGGACGTGATATCACGGTTGCAGAGGCAAGACCTCAGGCTCCACGCGAAGGTCGCGGCGGCGGTAGAGGCGGCTTCGGCGGCGGCGGCGGTGGCGGTGGGAGAAACCGCTACTAA
- a CDS encoding O-antigen ligase family protein has product MKVPSQKELLNSPLFAVGLIFLAINLTTSHIFYEVSDYKTLLALAGAAFLVVWYDIIHREKDSGEEPWEMWLILSLLPLATIPGYFVQAGHYNYFLFMEFSITLAVIVYAGYIYRNIKEMNDISPLIFLIGITVIYVSLWGLIENILVSNGFARIFFQNRVQSTFGNPNYFAGFLNLLLPIFFALFLGSLSLAKTNNVHIKLKFDRNNGFWLAVLFFGLMGLSLTGTRAAIAGCFIGIMFSGFLYSLYVLAKRERRSVFKITSVALIVLVLTAIIFSLIANINIEHNRFAKLLNIETWTPRLIPWKAAVDSISASPLFGYGLGSSHQLYQEFVDPSVRIYVSSVAYGHVHSEILEYMQEAGFFGLVTYLFVWGYIIAKLVKVLRSSKHNAGVRILAIGISGGFLGYHIQSLASLVPRMMVVKLPLFMMISIVFTLKRLSVNDVSRQKTAVQTGKSAVALTSIVMVTVACFTFFPWVVTQYRYQAAIEMRSISSQIEELSNSVAIKPDINSLNMLAKLLVVTRDVEKLEKTVAIIDQRVPGMRNLGFIKASLAFIEGDLEKSKRLALEFQEKDNFFDPSMDLLFHLAVDTGDADLFYREMNTLVRKHLLKNRLLAPRSPILFKTSEGGYASRVVFEQSSDEMIVIWDKAFVERLFQKARRNWLEKIDASLEKEETFVELWTSISDNEYFKLAVKETAGEKELAVIREVEERYFEKNRAREQKLKYLEMAFENSMSNGKDDDEAFIREKYRQDIRKVNIQFADDLESYEKYLSERTDWPIYKAKVKFINSFVLELVAHVHMGSSFYPVVGYTSP; this is encoded by the coding sequence ATGAAAGTTCCGTCGCAAAAGGAGCTTTTGAATTCGCCTCTTTTTGCGGTTGGTCTTATCTTCCTCGCAATAAACCTTACTACCTCACATATCTTCTATGAAGTATCAGACTATAAAACTCTTCTAGCCCTTGCAGGCGCTGCTTTTCTGGTAGTCTGGTACGATATCATTCATAGAGAAAAAGATTCGGGTGAAGAGCCGTGGGAAATGTGGCTTATTCTATCGCTCCTCCCTTTGGCGACCATCCCGGGATACTTTGTCCAGGCAGGTCACTACAACTACTTTCTGTTCATGGAGTTTTCCATAACCTTGGCTGTAATCGTCTATGCCGGATATATCTATAGAAATATAAAAGAAATGAATGATATCTCACCCCTTATTTTCTTGATAGGGATAACTGTTATCTATGTGAGCCTTTGGGGGTTAATTGAGAATATTCTTGTCTCAAACGGCTTCGCCAGAATATTTTTTCAGAATAGAGTTCAATCAACATTCGGGAATCCAAATTATTTTGCCGGTTTCCTGAATCTGCTCTTGCCCATTTTCTTTGCCCTTTTTCTGGGATCGTTGTCATTGGCAAAAACGAATAACGTGCATATCAAACTCAAGTTTGATAGAAATAACGGCTTCTGGCTGGCTGTGCTCTTTTTTGGGTTGATGGGACTTTCCCTTACAGGCACCAGAGCCGCTATCGCTGGTTGTTTCATCGGGATCATGTTCTCAGGGTTTCTTTATTCACTCTATGTTCTGGCAAAGCGGGAGCGTAGATCGGTATTTAAAATCACATCGGTTGCTTTGATAGTGTTGGTTTTAACGGCAATCATCTTCTCGCTTATAGCAAATATAAATATAGAACATAACCGGTTCGCTAAATTGCTAAATATTGAAACATGGACGCCTCGTTTGATTCCGTGGAAGGCGGCAGTCGATTCCATATCTGCCTCACCTTTATTCGGGTACGGGCTTGGTAGTTCTCATCAGCTTTACCAGGAGTTTGTTGATCCATCCGTAAGGATATATGTATCCTCCGTGGCATACGGCCATGTCCATTCCGAAATATTGGAATATATGCAGGAAGCGGGATTTTTTGGCTTGGTGACCTATCTTTTCGTATGGGGTTATATAATCGCAAAGCTTGTAAAGGTATTACGGTCATCAAAGCATAACGCCGGGGTGCGAATATTGGCGATCGGGATATCTGGAGGATTCCTCGGCTATCACATACAAAGCCTTGCCTCTCTCGTGCCGCGGATGATGGTAGTAAAACTACCGCTGTTCATGATGATCAGCATCGTCTTTACTCTAAAGAGGCTGTCAGTTAACGACGTCTCAAGGCAAAAAACAGCTGTTCAAACTGGCAAAAGTGCGGTTGCCCTGACTTCAATTGTTATGGTAACGGTTGCCTGTTTCACTTTTTTCCCCTGGGTTGTTACGCAATATCGTTATCAGGCAGCAATAGAAATGAGGTCGATCTCATCTCAAATCGAGGAATTGAGTAATTCGGTTGCCATAAAACCGGATATAAATTCACTGAACATGCTTGCGAAACTTCTTGTAGTAACCAGGGATGTGGAGAAGCTGGAAAAGACAGTGGCGATCATAGACCAGAGAGTTCCAGGCATGAGGAACTTGGGATTTATCAAGGCCTCCCTTGCTTTTATTGAAGGGGATCTTGAGAAATCCAAACGTCTTGCGCTGGAATTTCAGGAAAAAGACAATTTCTTCGATCCAAGCATGGATTTGCTATTTCATCTGGCGGTTGATACAGGTGATGCCGACCTGTTTTATAGAGAGATGAATACCCTTGTAAGGAAGCATTTGCTGAAAAACAGATTGTTAGCTCCGCGTAGCCCGATACTTTTCAAAACTTCGGAGGGAGGTTATGCAAGCAGGGTTGTGTTTGAACAAAGCAGTGACGAGATGATAGTTATATGGGACAAGGCTTTTGTGGAAAGATTATTTCAGAAGGCAAGAAGGAACTGGCTTGAAAAAATAGATGCCTCCCTGGAAAAGGAAGAGACTTTTGTTGAGTTATGGACATCGATTTCCGACAATGAATATTTCAAGCTGGCTGTTAAGGAGACTGCTGGTGAAAAAGAACTTGCAGTTATCAGGGAGGTTGAAGAAAGGTATTTTGAAAAAAATCGCGCGCGCGAACAAAAGCTGAAATATCTTGAGATGGCTTTTGAAAATAGCATGAGCAATGGCAAAGACGACGATGAAGCATTTATCCGTGAGAAATACAGACAGGATATAAGAAAGGTAAATATCCAGTTTGCGGATGATCTGGAATCGTACGAAAAATATCTTTCAGAAAGAACTGATTGGCCTATCTACAAGGCCAAAGTTAAATTTATTAACAGTTTTGTGCTGGAACTTGTTGCGCATGTTCATATGGGGAGCAGTTTCTACCCAGTGGTTGGGTACACATCACCTTAA
- a CDS encoding chloride channel protein codes for MDWKEIGKSLVSQGVPLLGGILGGPAGAVAGKMVAGIFDSNPSNPEELLNAIQSDPEAITKLREFEMTHKQKLQELQLEETKAFLADMDSARSREVALAKATGKGNNHLYVMAYIVLGSFFGIAGYLFYKVIFISSDPSIDKGVMEKLNNNPILMIIIGALISGFTQVLSYFFGSSKGSSDKNSMMQSKG; via the coding sequence ATGGACTGGAAGGAAATCGGTAAATCGCTTGTTTCGCAGGGTGTTCCGTTGCTAGGAGGCATACTTGGAGGGCCTGCCGGCGCTGTCGCAGGAAAGATGGTCGCGGGCATTTTCGATTCAAACCCGAGCAATCCCGAGGAACTGTTGAACGCGATACAATCTGATCCCGAAGCAATCACAAAACTGCGAGAATTTGAAATGACGCACAAACAGAAACTGCAGGAACTTCAGCTTGAGGAGACGAAGGCATTTTTAGCGGATATGGATTCGGCGCGTTCACGTGAAGTCGCTCTCGCAAAAGCGACCGGCAAGGGGAACAATCATCTTTATGTGATGGCATATATTGTCCTTGGAAGTTTTTTTGGCATAGCTGGGTATCTTTTTTACAAAGTCATCTTTATTAGCAGTGATCCATCGATTGACAAGGGGGTTATGGAGAAGCTGAACAACAATCCCATATTAATGATTATTATAGGCGCGCTAATATCCGGCTTCACGCAGGTGCTATCATATTTCTTTGGAAGCTCGAAAGGTTCATCGGATAAAAACTCTATGATGCAGTCAAAAGGCTAG